The nucleotide sequence GGCTGCCGCGACATCCACGAGTTCCGCACCCGCCCGGCCTTCGCCCGCATCACCAACGCCGGCGTCCGCGAGAGCCACGTCCACGACGTGAGCATCACCAAGGAGGCGCCCAACTATCGGGTGGACTGAGCCGCGTCCCGGCCTTGCCTGATCCCGTTTATGCCGGGACAAGGGAACGGCGGTCGCCGTGCCCGGGCCCGGAGTGGGCCGCTGCGCCCGGGACACGCCGTGAATACATCCATGTAGGCTCGACTGCGGCATCCCTGCCGCAGAGGGTCCCGGGCGCTCCTGCCGCGGCTCGCGCCGGGCACCATGTACCGGAATCCCGCGCTATGCCGCGGGTCTGCAGTGCCGGGGCGGTCACTCGTTGCTGATCAGATACCTGCACTGCCGCCAGGGCACAGCGCCAATCGGTCCTCGTGCCGGCAACGCGCTACCCTGCCAGCCGCACCGGCGGTTCTCCCGGCGGCGTCCGGTCCCGCTCCAACCACGCCCGGATCGGGTCGCTGAGACGGATGCCCGCCTGCTGCAGGGCGTCGTGGCCGAAGAGCACGTTGAACTCCAGCATGTAGGCGTGGCCCCCCACGAGCATGAGGTCGAAGCCCGCGTGGTCAATGCCGAAGTGGCGGGCGATTCGTCCGACCAGACCCAGAGCCGCGTGGGGCACATCGTCGAACGACACCTCGCCGCCCCGGGCGACGTTGTTGTGAAAGCAGCCCTCCGGCCCTTGGCGCCAGTAGGCGGTGACCACGGCGTCGCCTACCCAGACCACCCGCAGATCCCGCTCCGCCGGCAGGCACTCCTGCAGATAGAGCACGGGCTCGCGCTCCGCCCAGCGGCGCAGGCCCGCGGCCGTCTCGACCAGCGCCACGCCGGCACCCTGGCTCGCCCGGGGCTGCTTCGCCACCAGCGGCAGGCCGAGCCGGTCCAGCGCCAGCTCCAGCGCGGCCGGCGTCGAGGGCAGGATCAGGGTCTCCGGTACGTGGTCCGGAAAGGCCGCCTGCAGGGCCCGGGTCATCTCGATCTTGTCGTGGCCGAGCCGGTAGCTCGCTGCACTCGGGAAGATCCGCGCGCCGAGGCCATGCACCAGGGCATTCACCTGCCAGTACTCCGGAAACAGCACGCCATCGGCGTGGGCCAGCGCCTCGCGGTGCTCGAGCCAGCGTTCGGGGTGGATGTAGCGGGCCGGCAGGCCGAGGCTGCGGAAGGGGTCGAAGGTAATCAGGGGCACGGGTTTTCGGTTATCCTTGCGCGCTCGTCGACGCGCCTGCGAGGCGGTGCCAGTCGCCGCCGGCGCGCATTGTAGCCACGCCCGCCGGAAAACGGTATCGCCCCATGGTCCAGGACATCCACGCCGAGCGCATCCTCATACTGGATTTCGGTTCCCAGTACACCCAGCTCATCGCCCGGCGGGTGCGTGAGGCGGGCGTCTACTGCGAGATCCGGCCCTGGGACGCGGAGCCGGCGCGCCTCCGCGAGTTCGCGCCCCGGGGCGTGGTCCTCTCCGGCGGGCCCGAGTCGGTGCATTTCGAGGACACGCCGCGGGTGCCGGACCTGGTCTTCGAGCTGGGCGTGCCGGTGCTCGGCATCTGCTATGGCATGCAGGCAATGGCCCACCAGCTCGGTGGCACCGTGGAGCCGTCCGCGCAGAAGGAATTCGGCTACGCCCAGGTGCGCGCGCGTGGCCACTCGCGACTGTTGCGGGATATCGAGGACCACGCCAGTCCCGAAGGCTACGGACTGCTCGACGTCTGGATGAGCCACGGCGACCGGGTCGCGGCGCTGCCGCCGGGCTTCAAGGTGATCGCCAGCACCGGGAGCGCGCCCATCGCCGGTATCGGCGACGACGAGCGCGGCCTCTATGGCGTCCAGTTCCACCCCGAGGTCACCCACACCCGCCAGGGCCAGCGGATACTGGAGCGCTTCGTCCGCGGTATCTGTGGCTGTGCCGGGGACTGGACCGCCGGCAACATCATCGAGGATCTCAGCGCCCGGGTGCGCGAGCAGGTGGGCGACGAGAACGTCCTGCTCGGCCTCTCCGGCGGCGTGGACTCGTCGGTCGTGGCGGCGCTGCTGCACCGGGCCATCGGCGAGCAGCTGACCTGCGTGTTCGTCGACAACGGTCTGTTGCGGCTCGGCGAGGGCGACCAGGTCATGGCCACCTTCGCCCGGCACATGGGCGTGCGGGTGCTGCGGGTGGACGCCGAGGACCGCTTCCTGGACCGCCTCGCTGGCGTGGCGGATCCGGAGCAGAAGCGCAAGATCATCGGCAACACCTTTATCGACGTCTTTGACGAAGAGGCCGGGCGCCTGGAGAACGTGCAGTGGCTAGCCCAGGGCACGATCTATCCGGATGTGATCGAGTCCGCTGGTGCCAGCACCGGCAAGGCGCACGTGATCAAGTCCCACCACAACGTCGGCGGCCTGCCGGAGCGCATGAATCTGAAGCTGCTGGAGCCCCTGCGGGAGCTGTTCAAGGACGAGGTGCGCCGCATCGGCCTCGAGCTCGGCCTGCCGGCGGAGATGGTCCAGCGCCACCCCTTCCCCGGGCCGGGCCTCGGCGTGCGCATTCTCGGCGAGGTGCGCAAGGCCTACACCGATCCGCTGCGGCGCGCGGATGCCATCTTCATCGAGGAGCTGCGCCGGCACGATCTGTACGACCGCACCAGCCAGGCCTTCGCGGTGTTCCTGCCGGTGAAGTCCGTGGGCGTGACGGGCGACGGCCGTCGCTACGAGTACGTGGTGGCCCTGCGGGCGGTGGAGACCATCGACTTCATGACCGCCCGCTGGGCGCAGCTTCCCTACGACTTCCTCGACCATGTCTCCCGCCGCATCATCAACGAGATCGACGGCATCTCCCGCGTCGTCTACGACATCTCCGGCAAGCCCCCGGCCACCATCGAGTGGGAGTGAGGGGGCTTCGCCGCCGTCATGACGACCCCCGCGCCGGACGACGAGACCCTGATGGCCGACGCCCTGAAGCTGGCGCGACGGGCGGCGGAGGCGGGCGAGGTGCCGGTCGGGGCGGTGCTGGTTGCGGCGGGGCGGGTGGTCGGTGAAGGCTGGAACCGGCCCATTGCGGCGTGCGACCCCACCGCGCACGCCGAGATCCTCGCGCTGCGCGCCGGGGCGCGGGCGCTCGGCGCCTATCGGCTGCCCGGCACCACCCTGGTGGTCACGCTCGAGCCTTGCCCCATGTGCGTGGGGGCCATGATCCATGCCCGGGTGGAACGGGTGGTGTACGGCGCGGCGGATCCGAAGACCGGGGCCCTGGGCGGCGCCATGGCGCTGCACGAGCACGGCTCCCACAACCATCGGCTGGCCGTGACCGGCGGCGTCCTGGCCGAGGCCAGCGCGGAGCTGCTGCGCGGGTTCTTCCGGGCACGTCGGGGAAGCCGGGGGCGGCGACCGGAGGACGACGCCTGAGTCCGCCCAGAGGACTGCCAGGTGTCGGTGTGCCCGTGTTGCCCGTGTGGGAGCGGTCTCCGACCGCGAAGTGCCGGCTACCGCCGCAGGCGCCTCGCGACCTCCGGGTTCGCGCTGATTCGGGCCACGGTGTCGTCATCGGCGAGCCGGGGGCGGTCGCGATCGCGGCTGACGATGCAGAGGAAGCCCAGCGGCTCGTCGCCGGTGGCGTGGAACTGATGGGCGGCCCAGGGGCCGATGTAGACCACGTCATGGGGTGCCACCGGTTCCAGCCGGTCTTCCAGGATGACCTCTCCACGCCCGCGCAGGATCACCACGGAATGCGGATGGCCGTGTTGCTCCAGGGAGGTGTAGCCGCCCGGCTCGACCTCGAAATAGCGGGTCTCCAGCGCGAGCGCCGCCTCGTCCTCGGCGGTGCCGAGCAGCGTCTGCCGGGTGACGCCCCGGAAATGCGTGCCTTCGGTCTTGTAGGCGTGCACCGACACGCCCTGCCACTGCCAGTCGCGGGCCCGGATCACCCGGGTCGGGCGCTCGTCACTCATGCCGCTCCTCGAGGGCCGCGCGGAAGCGCTGGGCCGCCGTCGTGAGGTCTCCGGCGCGATACAGGTCGCCGCCGATCAGAAAGATCGTGTCTGCCCCATAGCGTGCCGCCCATTGCGGCGCGGCGTCCATGCTCATACCGCCGCCGGGCATGGGCCACGCCCCGCGCAGGCCGCCGAGAGGCGCCCGGAGGCGCTCCGCGATCGCCAGACACCGGGCCTCGCTGAAGGCGAAGCGCCCGCCTGCATTCGGATAGATGACCGCGTCCGCGCCGGCGATCCGGAACAGCTCTCCGAGCAGCACCGGCGTGTCGATGCCGTGATCCGGCCGCAGCAGCCCGCCGGTCAGGGCCGGGTGGGCGAGCACGGCGAGGCCGTGGGCGTCGCGCAGGTGTGCAACGGCCGCGAGCCCCGCGATCCAGGCATTCAGCAGCACGGTATCGCAGCCGGCGGCGCGGGCGGCCTCGGCGCGGCGATCCAGCTCCGCCGGGCCGGCGGTGACGTTGGGGCAGTAGCGCGCCTGCCCGCCGGTGGCGGCGTTGGCCCGGGTCACGGCCGCCTGGCAGCGTGCGAGGCGCTCGGCGAACGGGGCGGTGCGCTGGTCGGCGAGGCCGTGGTCGTCCTTGATCAGGTCGAGGCCGCCGCGGGCGAAGGCCTCGCAGCGCTGCGCCAGGCTGGCGGCGTCGAGACCCACCGGCTTCAGGGCCGTTGCAAGCAGGGGACCGTCGTGCACGCGGAGCCGCGTGCGCAGCCCGGCGATGCCGAGCGCCGGGCCGCCCAGGCACGCCAGCAGGCCCGCCGGCCAGTCCACCCCCACCAGGCGGATTCCGGACTGCAGGGAGCTGTTGCCGAACAGCAGATTGAGGAGCTGGGTGAGCTCGCCGCCGGCCACCGCCTCGGGGAAGCTGACGCCGGCCAGCCAGAGGCCGTCGCCCAGGGGCTCGAGCGAGGTGCACCGGCCAATCCATTCCGCGGCGATGGGGTCGGGCAGCGTCTCCGACGGCAACTCCGCGGTCTGCTCGAGGCAGAGCGCCTCGACCTTGGCTACCGGATCCTCACCGGGGCCGACGCGAATCTCGTAGCGCGCAAGGAAACGCGGCTCGCTCACGGCGTTCCGTCGCCCACCTGGTCGCCGCCAGCCTGGCGCGCCTGCTGAATGGCAAGATCCGCCGCGTTCACGAGGCCCTCGGTATCGGCGCCGTGCTCAGGGTACGCGGCGACTCCGACCGAGACGCTCAGTGCCGCGTCGCCACTCGCCATGGCGGCCACCGCCCGACGCATCCCCTCGGCCCGCTGACGGGCATCGGCAGCGGAGCATTCCGGCATGATCAGCGCGAAGCGTTCCCCGGACAGCCGGCAGGGGACGTCCGCGCTGCGGAAGCGCTCGCGCAGCAGGCTCGCGATGGCCTGGAGCATGCGGTCGCCCTGCTCATGGCCGAAGCGGTCGTTGTAGAGCCCGAACCGGTCCACATCCACCAGCACCAGGGCAACCTGGCCGCCGCGGCGTTCGGCGCGGTGCAGCTCGCGCTCCAGGTGCTCCTTCAGGTAGGGCGGGTTGTATAGCCCGGTGAGGGGATCGCGCAGGGCGGAGTGCCGCAGCCGCCGCTGCAGGGCCATGCCGCCGAGCACCAGGCCGGCGCAGCGGGCCAGCAGCTCGGCGCGCTGCTCGAGGGTGTCGCCGAGACGCTGCGACTCGGACTCGGGCCAGACCCGCAGCGCGCCGAGGCGCAATCCGAAGCCGCGGATGGGAAATTCCAGCGCCTCGCCGGTCGGGCCCGCGGCCTCGCGCCGGGCCAGCTGCTCCGGCGGGCTCGCCGCCCCCCGCCGACCATAGCTGCGGTTCCACTGGTTCTGGCCGTCCCAGACCCCGACCACGGCGGGTTCGGCGTCCTCCGCGCCCAGGCCGAATGCGCCCCGGGTGCCGGGCAGCAGCTGCCGGGCGGCGGAGACCATGACCTCGATGGCGTCCGACTCGGTGGGCGCAACGGCCAGGCGGGACAGCAGGCCACTCACCTGAGACAGGGGCAGGCTCGCGGGGTCGCCGCTTTCCGGTGTGGCCAGGGTGCCAAGGGTGTTCAGCTCCTCGCCCAGGGCCTCCTTGAGCGCGTGGAGCTCGGCGCCGAGGGCGTCCTGGCGCTCCAGCAGCTCGCGCAGGCGGGCCAGGGCAAGCCGCTGCGCCGCGCCCGGGCGGCCCGCGCGGCCGGCATCGGTGGGCTCGCTCATGCGTTGGCCCGGGTCGCCGCTTCCTCGCTCCATTGCCGGAGCAGGGCAGAGACGTGGCCGAGAAACGGCCAGGCGACCAGCAGCTGGGTGAACAGGATGGTGGAGGGCAGCGCCTCGCGCTCGCGCGCCGTGGCCGCCGGCGCCGGCAGACCGGCGAGGTTGAGGATCTCGTCCTCGAGCTGGCGCAGCGCGTCCATGGGCATGCGGCCGTCCACGTGCACCACGTTCACCGGACGCCCCCAGAAGCTGCTGGGCACCGTCGCGATCATGAACGGCATCGCCTGCTGGCGGGTCATGTTGTTCATGTCCACCGGCATGTACAGGGAAGGCTGCGGCACTTCCGTTGGCGTGACGATGATCTCCATGTGGTAGCAGGTCTCCGGCACGCGCGCCTTCAGCTCCTCCACGGCGAGCGCCGCCAGCTCGCTCTGGTGGATGCGCACGATGACGTCCGCATTGGCCTTCTGGAAATCGATCCAGCGGCGGTAGTCCGCCTGCCGCAGCTCCATCTGGCGCCGGGCCTCCGCCGGCTCGTAGCCGCGCTCGCTGACGTCACGGTCGAGCTTCCACTGCCATTTCACGTCGTCGTCGGAGTCCACGTACAGGCGGAAGTCCACGAAGGGCAGGAACTCCGGATACAGGGTGTGCAGCCCCTCGACGATGATCACCGGCGTCGGCCGGTGCCGGCGCGGCGCGGCGAAGGTGCCCGTCTCATGGTCGTAGACCGGAACCTCCACCGTCTCGCCGCGGCGCAGCCGCGCCAGGTGGTCCACCGCCTGGGGCAGGTGGTTCGCCCGCGGATCCAGCGGCGAGCGCCCGCTCCGCCGGCGCTGGGCGCGGTCTTCCTTGTGGTAGCCATCGAGGCTGATCTGGCTGACCACATCGCTGCCCAGCAACCGCTCGATGCCCTGGGTGTAGGTGGTCTTGCCGCTGCCGCTGTCACCCGCCACGGCGACCACGATCGGCCGGCCCGCCTCGCGGAGGAGGCCCCGGAGATCGTCGCGGCGCTGCGCGGTATCCGCTGGGCGGCCGGGGTTGCGCTCCATGGCGGGTCCTCGCGGCAGGGGGTGACGGAAGCGGACGGATCAGGTCATGGACGACCGTAGATGCTCCCATTCTCCGGTCCGCCCGAGCGCTGTCAAATACTGCCGGCCCGGCGACGGCAGACCGCCTTCGGCGCTATGCTACCCAGACAGTTGTACGCCCCGCATGGGCGCGGTTAGCGTCGGCGGCGGATCGAGAGGAGTGAGTAGGAGCATGGCGATCAAGACCACCGATCTCTGCGATGAGCATGAGGAGGCACTCCGGGTGCTCGCCCCCCTGTTCGGGGATTATGGCGGGCGCCATGCCTTCGCCGGCACCATTGCCACGGTCAAGGTGTTCGAGGACAACAGCCGCGTGCGCGAGGCCCTCGACGAGCCGGGCGAGGGTCGCGTGCTGGTGATCGACGGCGGCGGCTCGCTGCGCTGTGCCCTGCTCGGGGATCAGCTGGCGGCCAAGGCGCGGGACAACGGCTGGAGCGGCGTGGTGGTCTACGGCTGCGTACGCGATGCCGCCGACCTCGCCGATCTCGACGTCGGCATCAAGGCGCTGAACACCCATCCCTGCCGCAGCATCAAGCGCGGCGAGGGCGAGCGTGACGTGGCGGTGACCTTTGCCGGCGTAACGCTGCGCAGCGGCGAGTGGCTCTGCGCCGATGCCGACGGCATCATCGTGGCCGAGCAGCCGCTGGCGTGACGGCAGGACGCGGGCCTTGAACCCAGGGCCGGCGCCCGCATTGTGAACTGAGCCAGTCGCCGGGAGGAGAGACGCATGCGCACACCGGTCAGCACCCTGTTGCGTGGCAAGGCAGGGCAGCTTCATGTCCTGGGTCCGGACGCCACCGTGGCGGATGCCGTACACGAGATGAACCGGCACGACGTCGGCGCCGTTCTGGTCATGGACCCGGAGCAGAATCTGCTTGGGATCTTCACCGAACGGGACGTCCTGCGGCGCGTTATCGAAGCGAACCTCGATCACGCCAGGACGCCGCTGGAGCAGGTCATGACGCGCAAGGTGATCTGCCTGCGGCCGGATACGCCGGTGCAGGACGCGCTCGCCCTGGTCAGCAGCCACAACATCCGCCATCTGCCGGTGGTGGAGAACGAGCGCGTGCTCGGCATGATCTCGGTGCGGGATCTGACCACGGCGCTGGTGAGCGAGCGCGAGCACGAGCTCGCCGAGCTCACGGACTACATCTACGGCAGCTATGGTGGCCATGCCGGAGGCTGACGGCGTCCGCCTTGATCGCTGGCTCTGGGCGGCGCGCTTCTTCAAGACCCGCCGGCTGGCCGTGGACGCGATCAAGGGCGGCAAGGTCAGTGTCGACGGCGCCCGGGCGAAGCCGGCGCGCACGGTGCGGGCCGGGCAGCGGGTCAGCGTCACCAAGGGTGCGGTGACCTTCGATGTGGACGTTCTCGGTCTCTCCGAGCAGCGGGGGCCCGCTACGGAGGCCGAAAAGCTCTACGCCGAGACCGACGCCAGCATCGCAGAGCGCGAGCGCCAGCGTGCCCAGCGCCGGGCGGTCGCCGCCGCCATTCCGCAGCCCGATCACCGCCCGGACCGGCGCGACCGCCGCCGCCTCGCCGCCTTCAAGCGCGGCAGCGGGTGACCACGGCGCCCGCAGTCTCTGTCGTCCTGCCGGTGCGGGATGGCGGCCACTGCCTCGCCACGGCTGCGGCAAGTATCCTCGACCAGACCCGGCCGGACCTGGAGCTGCTGGTGGTGGACGACGGCAGCCGCGACGGCGCCGTGGCGGCGCTGCCGCCGGAGCCGCGACTGCGCCGGCTGGCAGCGCGCGGCCGGGGCATCGTCGCGGCGCTGAACACCGGCCTCGCGGCGGCGCAGGCGCCGGTCATCGCGCGCATGGATGCCGACGACGTGGCCCGCCCCGACCGACTGGCACGCCAGCTCGCCCTGCTCCAGGCCGAGCCCGATGTCGATATCGTCGGCGCCGAGGTCAGGATCGTCACCGACCACGGCTCACCCGGCGCCGGCTATCGGCGCTACGAGGCCTGGATCAACGATCTGCGCACGCCCTCCGCCATCGCGGCGGCGATGTTCGTCGAGTCCCCCATTCCCCATCCCACGGCGGTGATGCGCCGGACGGCCCTGGAACGGCTCGGCGGCTATCGCGAGGCCCCCTGGGCCGAGGATTATGACCTCTGGCTGCGCGCCCACCTGGCCGGCTGCCGGATGGCCAAGCCCGCCGGCGTGCTGCTGGACTGGCACGACGGGCCGCATCGGCTCTCCCGGCGGGATCCCCGGTGCAGCGACGCCGCCTTCACCGCCGCCCGCGCCCATTATCTGATTCGCGGGCCGGCCGCGAGGCGGCCCCTCGTTATCTGGGGCGCCGGCACCTACGGCGGGCGGCTGTGCGATGCGCTGGTGCGGGAGGGCGGCGACGTACGCGCCTTCATCGATATCGACCCGCGCCGCATCGGCGGCCACAAGCGGAACCGTCCGGTGCAGGGGCCGGGTGACCCGCTGCCGCCCAGGGCCCTGGTGTTGGCGGCCGTGCGCTCAGCGGGCGCACGCGAGCGCATCGCCGCGCATCTGACGGGTCGAGGCCTGCGAGAGGGCACCGACTTCATCGCTGCCGGGTAGCCTCTGGTAAAGCCGGGGAGGGGGTAGCTTTGACCTTGGGGAGGGTTCGGAGCCGTTTCCCTCTCCCGGGACACGCCGTAAATACATCCCTGTAGGCTCCACTGCGGCATCCCTGCCGCAGAGGGTCCCGGTTACGGCGGCCGCTCTCCAGGCCCCGGCACGGCGTTGCTCGCCTCTTACTGCGCAGGCGAGGCAGCCGGGTGTCGACTTCCGCCTGCGGTGGCAGCCGACCTCCCGCGGATTACTCCGCCGCGTCAATCCCGGGCTTGAGGCCCGCGGCCTCGATGCCGGCGAGGGCGCATTCCTCGTCTGCGTCGGAGGTGTCGCCGGTGACGCCAACGGCGCCGACGCTGTGGTTCCGGTCATCCAGCACCAGGACGCCGCCGGGCACCGGGACGAAGCGCCCGTCCGAGGCGGCGGCCAGCGCCGCCTGGAAGGCTTCGCGGCCCTGGTTGCGGGCACCGATCGTGCGGCTGCCGATGCCGAGCCCGAGCGCGCCCCAGGCCTTGCCCTGGGCGACCTCCATGCGCAGGATCCCGGCGCCGTCCTCGCGCTCCATGGCGACGATGTGACCGCCGGCATCCAGCACGACCACCGTGAGCGGCATGTAGCCCTTCTCCCGCCCGCGGGCCTTCGCGCCCTCGATAATCGCCTTGGCCTTGGCCAGCGGCAGGGTAGTGGTGAGTGAGAAGACGTCGCTTGGCATTTCTACTTCCTTTGGTCGGGTTTCGTGTTGGGTGGGCGCTGCGCAGTGTAGCGCGCGTCGAAGTCTTGTTCTGACGGTCGCGTCCATCCCGCCTGGTCGCGGCCACGCAAACGCGAGGCCTCGCAGCGGCGGTGGACGCGAACCTTAAACGTTAAACCCGAAACCCGAAACCGCGCCGGGGCCGCCAGGCGAACGTCAGTGAGCCGCGCTGGGCGCGGCCGTCGGCGAGCGCTGCGCGCTTGCCGACCTACGCCCGCCGCTCCCGGAGCGCGCCGCGCTCGGCAAGGAACTCGCCGAGGATGCGACCGGTATGCGAGCCGTCAGTGGCCGCCACCTGTTCCGGCGTGCCTTCGGCGACCAGGCGGCCGCCGGCGTCGCCGCCCTCGGGGCCAAGATCCAGCAGCCAGTCGGCCTCGGCGATGATGTCGAGGTTGTGCTCGATGACCACCACCGTGTGGCCGGCGTCCACCAGGCGGTGCAGCACGTGGATCAGGCGCTCCACGTCCGCCATGTGCAGGCCGACGGTGGGCTCGTCGAGGACGTAGAGCGTGTGCGGCTGGCGGCGGCGGCCGGTGTCGGGGCGCGCCTTGGCGAGCTCGGTGACGAGCTTGATGCGCTGGGCCTCGCCGCCGGAGAGGGTCGGACTCTGCTGGCCGAGGGTCAGGTAGCCGAGGCCGGTGTCCTGCAGCAGGCGCAGGCCGTGGTGCAGGCGCGGGTGGGCGGAGAAGAAATCCACCGCCTCGTCGATGCTCATGTTCAGGACGTCGCCGATTGAGCGCCCACGCCAGGTGACGGCCAGGGTCTCGGGGCTGAAGCGGGCACCGCGGCAGCTCTCGCAGGGCACCGTGACGTCCGGCAGGAAGCTCATCTCCACCCGGCGCACCCCCTGGCCCTCGCATTCGGGGCAGCGGCCGTCCCGGGTGTTGAACGAGAACCGGCCCGGCCCGTAGCCGCGGATGCGCGCCTCCTCGGTCTGCGCGAACAGCCGCCGGATGTCGTCGTAGAGGCCGACATAGGTGGCCGGACAGGAGCGCGGGGTCTTGCCGATGGGGGTCTGGTCCACCTCCAGCACGCGGTCCAGCGCCTGCCAGCCCTCCAGCCCGTCGCAGCCTTCGGGCGCCGGTGTCTGGCCGCGCTTCGCGCCCAGCAGGCGCCGCAGGTTGCCGTGCAGGACGTCCCGGACCAGGGTGCTCTTGCCCGAGCCGGAGACACCGGTGACCACCACCAGCCGCTCCAGCGGCACCCGGGCATCCACGTAGCGCAGGTTGTGCCGGTGGGCGCCGCGCAGGGTCAGGGTCTCGGGCGCCGGCTCACGGCGGGCGCCGTTCAGCGGGTGGCGCAGGGGCCGGGCCAGGCTGCGACCGGTGACCGAGTCCGGATGGCGCAGCAGCTCGTCCACGGTGCCCGCGGCCACCACGCGACCGCCGCGCACACCGGCGCCTGGCCCGAGGTCGATGACATGCTCGGCCCGGCGGATGGTGTCCTCGTCGTGCTCCACCACCACCAGCGTGTTGCCCTTGCCCTCCAGGCGGCCGAGGGTGTCGAGCAGGCGACGGTTGTCCCGCGGGTGCAGGCCGATGGTGGGCTCGTCCAGAACGTAGCACACGCCCTGAAGGTTGGAGCCGAGCTGCGCCGCCAGCCGGATGCGCTGGGCCTCGCCGCCGGAAAGCGTCGGCGCGGCGCGGTCCAGCGTGAGATAGCCCAGACCCACCTCGCGCAGGAACGCGAGGCGGTTGCGCAGCTCCGGGAGGATGTCCCGGGCGATGGCGGCGTCGCGGCCGGCCAGCACGAGCTCGGCGAAGAATGCCTCGGCGGCGTCCACCGACAGCGCCCCGTAGTCGGCGATGCTGCGCTCGAGGAAGCGTACGGCCAGGGCCTCGGGGCGCAGGCGATGGCCGTGGCAGGCCGGGCAGGTGCGGACCTCGGTCGCATCCTCACTGCGCCAGGCGTTCTCCTCGCCGGTCTGCTCGGCGTCGAATCCCGGCAGCACCGCGCCGGTGCCGAAGCAGGTCGGGCACCAGCCCTGGCGCGAGTTGTAGGAGAAAAGCCGCGGGTCCAGCGCCTCGAAGCTCCGCCCGCAGCCCGGGCAGGCGCGCTCGGTGGAGTACAGCGCGGGCTCGCCATCGCCGGCGGTGATCCGGACGCTGCCCTTGCCATAGGCGAGGGCCCGCTCGAGGGCGTCGCGCAGCTCACCCTCCCGGGCCGGGTCAACGGTCACGGTGGCCACGGGCAGGTCGATGTCGTGCTCCTGGTAGCGGTCGAGGCGCGGCCAGTGGTCGGTGGGGCGGTCCTCGCCGTCCACGCGCAGATGGGTGAAGCCCTTGCCGGCGGCCCATTTCGCGAGGTCGGTGTAGTAGCCCTTGCGCGCCACCACCAGCGGTGCCAGCAGCGTGACCCGCTCGCCGCGGTGCGCCGCCAGCAGGTGGGCGGCGATCTCCGCGTCGCTGCGGGCCTCGATGGCGAGCCCGCAGTCGGGGCAGTGCTGGGTGCCGAGCTTCACGAACAGCAGCCTTAGGAAGTGATGCAGCTCCGTCATCGTCGCCACGGTGCTCTTGTGGCCGCCGCGGCTGGTGCGCTGCTCGATGGCTACCGTCGGCGGGATGCCGAAGATGGCGTCCACGTCCGGCCGCGCCGCCGGCTGCACGAACTGCCGGGCGTAGGCGTTCAGCGACTCCAGATAGCGGCGCTGGCCCTCGTTGAAGACGATGTCGAAGGCTACGGTGCTCTTGCCGGAGCCGGAGATGCCGGTGATGACCGTCAGGCGGTTGTGCGGCACGCTGATGTCC is from Spiribacter halobius and encodes:
- a CDS encoding ATP-grasp domain-containing protein; this translates as MPLITFDPFRSLGLPARYIHPERWLEHREALAHADGVLFPEYWQVNALVHGLGARIFPSAASYRLGHDKIEMTRALQAAFPDHVPETLILPSTPAALELALDRLGLPLVAKQPRASQGAGVALVETAAGLRRWAEREPVLYLQECLPAERDLRVVWVGDAVVTAYWRQGPEGCFHNNVARGGEVSFDDVPHAALGLVGRIARHFGIDHAGFDLMLVGGHAYMLEFNVLFGHDALQQAGIRLSDPIRAWLERDRTPPGEPPVRLAG
- the guaA gene encoding glutamine-hydrolyzing GMP synthase, with protein sequence MVQDIHAERILILDFGSQYTQLIARRVREAGVYCEIRPWDAEPARLREFAPRGVVLSGGPESVHFEDTPRVPDLVFELGVPVLGICYGMQAMAHQLGGTVEPSAQKEFGYAQVRARGHSRLLRDIEDHASPEGYGLLDVWMSHGDRVAALPPGFKVIASTGSAPIAGIGDDERGLYGVQFHPEVTHTRQGQRILERFVRGICGCAGDWTAGNIIEDLSARVREQVGDENVLLGLSGGVDSSVVAALLHRAIGEQLTCVFVDNGLLRLGEGDQVMATFARHMGVRVLRVDAEDRFLDRLAGVADPEQKRKIIGNTFIDVFDEEAGRLENVQWLAQGTIYPDVIESAGASTGKAHVIKSHHNVGGLPERMNLKLLEPLRELFKDEVRRIGLELGLPAEMVQRHPFPGPGLGVRILGEVRKAYTDPLRRADAIFIEELRRHDLYDRTSQAFAVFLPVKSVGVTGDGRRYEYVVALRAVETIDFMTARWAQLPYDFLDHVSRRIINEIDGISRVVYDISGKPPATIEWE
- the tadA gene encoding tRNA adenosine(34) deaminase TadA; protein product: MTTPAPDDETLMADALKLARRAAEAGEVPVGAVLVAAGRVVGEGWNRPIAACDPTAHAEILALRAGARALGAYRLPGTTLVVTLEPCPMCVGAMIHARVERVVYGAADPKTGALGGAMALHEHGSHNHRLAVTGGVLAEASAELLRGFFRARRGSRGRRPEDDA
- a CDS encoding cupin domain-containing protein; this encodes MSDERPTRVIRARDWQWQGVSVHAYKTEGTHFRGVTRQTLLGTAEDEAALALETRYFEVEPGGYTSLEQHGHPHSVVILRGRGEVILEDRLEPVAPHDVVYIGPWAAHQFHATGDEPLGFLCIVSRDRDRPRLADDDTVARISANPEVARRLRR
- a CDS encoding RuBisCO large subunit C-terminal-like domain-containing protein, whose amino-acid sequence is MSEPRFLARYEIRVGPGEDPVAKVEALCLEQTAELPSETLPDPIAAEWIGRCTSLEPLGDGLWLAGVSFPEAVAGGELTQLLNLLFGNSSLQSGIRLVGVDWPAGLLACLGGPALGIAGLRTRLRVHDGPLLATALKPVGLDAASLAQRCEAFARGGLDLIKDDHGLADQRTAPFAERLARCQAAVTRANAATGGQARYCPNVTAGPAELDRRAEAARAAGCDTVLLNAWIAGLAAVAHLRDAHGLAVLAHPALTGGLLRPDHGIDTPVLLGELFRIAGADAVIYPNAGGRFAFSEARCLAIAERLRAPLGGLRGAWPMPGGGMSMDAAPQWAARYGADTIFLIGGDLYRAGDLTTAAQRFRAALEERHE
- a CDS encoding GGDEF domain-containing protein, with the translated sequence MSEPTDAGRAGRPGAAQRLALARLRELLERQDALGAELHALKEALGEELNTLGTLATPESGDPASLPLSQVSGLLSRLAVAPTESDAIEVMVSAARQLLPGTRGAFGLGAEDAEPAVVGVWDGQNQWNRSYGRRGAASPPEQLARREAAGPTGEALEFPIRGFGLRLGALRVWPESESQRLGDTLEQRAELLARCAGLVLGGMALQRRLRHSALRDPLTGLYNPPYLKEHLERELHRAERRGGQVALVLVDVDRFGLYNDRFGHEQGDRMLQAIASLLRERFRSADVPCRLSGERFALIMPECSAADARQRAEGMRRAVAAMASGDAALSVSVGVAAYPEHGADTEGLVNAADLAIQQARQAGGDQVGDGTP
- a CDS encoding phosphoribulokinase, translating into MERNPGRPADTAQRRDDLRGLLREAGRPIVVAVAGDSGSGKTTYTQGIERLLGSDVVSQISLDGYHKEDRAQRRRSGRSPLDPRANHLPQAVDHLARLRRGETVEVPVYDHETGTFAAPRRHRPTPVIIVEGLHTLYPEFLPFVDFRLYVDSDDDVKWQWKLDRDVSERGYEPAEARRQMELRQADYRRWIDFQKANADVIVRIHQSELAALAVEELKARVPETCYHMEIIVTPTEVPQPSLYMPVDMNNMTRQQAMPFMIATVPSSFWGRPVNVVHVDGRMPMDALRQLEDEILNLAGLPAPAATAREREALPSTILFTQLLVAWPFLGHVSALLRQWSEEAATRANA